The Flavobacterium psychrophilum genome includes a region encoding these proteins:
- a CDS encoding beta-galactosidase yields MKNNVTVALLLFAALSGFAQWKPQGDKIKTKWAEQVDPNKTLPEYPRPIMERGKWKNLNGLWNYAIQSEGATAPSKYDGKILVPFAVESSLSGVMKTVGSEKELWYETSFTVDDDWKNKDILLHFGAVDWKTEVWLNNIKIGTHTGGYTEFSFNITPFLNGKNQKLVVKVWDPSSDGTQPRGKQVKNPESIWYTPVTGIWQTVWLEPVNKKYIQDIRTTSDIDHNTINIDTKAEGASSSDIVEVTVLDGGKVIASAKSVAGQSLDIAVPNAKLWSPESPFLYDTKIRLVSNGKVVDEVKSYFAMRKISSKRDANGVMRMQLNNKDVFQFGPLDQGWWPDGLYTAPTDEALKYDLVKTKELGFNMIRKHVKVEPARWYTHCDKMGFLVWQDMPSGDAGPIWQMHQYFDGTELKRTAQSEATYKKEWKEIMDQLYSYPSIVVWVPFNEAWGQFKTVEITEWTKQHDPSRLVNSSSGGNHFQTGDILDIHHYPGPELKLYDARRITVLGEYGGIGLPMEGHLWQTDKNWGYTQFKNTNETTAKYKEYANQLIKQAKAGFSAAVYTQTTDVEGEVNGFMTYDRKVDKMNFAEVNKINKEVINSINN; encoded by the coding sequence ATGAAAAATAATGTAACAGTAGCCTTACTGCTTTTTGCTGCACTTTCCGGTTTCGCACAATGGAAACCGCAAGGCGACAAAATTAAAACCAAATGGGCAGAACAGGTTGACCCAAATAAAACTTTACCCGAATACCCACGCCCAATTATGGAGCGCGGTAAATGGAAAAACCTTAACGGTTTATGGAACTATGCTATACAGTCTGAAGGAGCGACGGCTCCGTCTAAATATGATGGAAAAATACTGGTTCCGTTTGCTGTAGAATCAAGCTTGTCCGGTGTAATGAAAACTGTTGGTTCTGAAAAAGAACTATGGTACGAAACATCATTTACTGTGGACGACGACTGGAAAAATAAAGATATACTGCTACACTTTGGCGCCGTAGATTGGAAAACCGAAGTTTGGCTAAACAATATAAAAATTGGTACGCACACTGGTGGCTATACCGAATTTTCATTCAACATTACTCCGTTCTTAAACGGTAAAAATCAAAAGCTGGTTGTTAAGGTTTGGGATCCCTCAAGTGATGGTACTCAGCCCCGAGGTAAGCAGGTTAAAAATCCTGAGTCGATTTGGTATACTCCGGTAACAGGTATCTGGCAAACCGTATGGCTGGAGCCGGTAAATAAAAAATATATTCAGGACATAAGGACTACTTCTGACATTGATCATAACACAATCAATATCGATACCAAAGCCGAAGGTGCATCTTCTTCGGATATTGTAGAAGTTACGGTATTAGATGGTGGTAAAGTAATAGCATCGGCAAAATCGGTTGCGGGTCAGTCATTAGATATCGCTGTACCAAATGCCAAATTATGGTCGCCGGAGTCACCTTTTTTATATGATACCAAAATCAGGCTTGTCAGTAATGGTAAAGTGGTAGATGAAGTTAAAAGCTACTTTGCGATGCGTAAGATATCGTCTAAAAGAGATGCAAACGGTGTCATGAGGATGCAGCTTAATAATAAAGATGTTTTTCAGTTTGGCCCTCTTGACCAGGGATGGTGGCCCGACGGTTTATACACCGCCCCAACTGATGAAGCATTAAAATATGACCTTGTTAAAACCAAAGAACTTGGCTTTAATATGATTCGTAAGCACGTAAAGGTAGAGCCCGCACGCTGGTACACGCATTGCGACAAAATGGGCTTTCTAGTATGGCAGGATATGCCTAGTGGCGATGCCGGACCAATATGGCAGATGCACCAATACTTTGATGGCACCGAGCTGAAAAGAACAGCACAATCTGAAGCTACCTATAAAAAAGAGTGGAAGGAAATTATGGATCAGCTGTATTCATATCCAAGTATTGTAGTATGGGTTCCCTTCAACGAGGCATGGGGACAGTTTAAAACGGTAGAGATTACCGAGTGGACAAAGCAGCATGACCCAAGCAGGCTGGTAAACTCTTCAAGTGGGGGTAACCATTTCCAAACGGGTGATATTCTTGATATTCACCATTACCCCGGCCCTGAATTAAAACTTTACGATGCCCGCAGGATTACTGTTTTAGGTGAGTATGGCGGAATAGGGCTGCCGATGGAAGGCCACTTATGGCAAACCGATAAAAACTGGGGTTACACGCAGTTTAAAAATACGAACGAAACCACAGCCAAGTATAAAGAATATGCCAATCAGCTTATAAAACAGGCAAAGGCAGGATTCTCTGCTGCCGTATACACGCAGACAACAGATGTTGAAGGTGAAGTAAATGGTTTTATGACTTACGACCGTAAGGTGGATAAAATGAATTTTGCCGAGGTAAATAAAATCAATAAGGAAGTAATCAATTCTATCAATAACTAA
- a CDS encoding alpha-mannosidase: protein MAFAVCEPFNAQNVPVSDVKPPVDWVNPLMGTDSDYDVSNGNVYPAIAMPWGMNFWTPQTGNMGDGWAYTYRATKIKGFKQTHQPSPWMNDYGQFSIMPVTGKLKFKQDERQSWFSHKTETVTPYYYSVYLADHDVTTEITPTERAARFRFTFPQGDAFIVVDAFDKGSYIKVIPQENKIVGYTTKNSGGVPSNFKNYFVVVFDKAFSVTNTFNGDVLGNALELTADHSGAVIGFKTKDGEKVNAQVASSFISLAQAEINLKEIGGNDFDQLKQKGKSIWNERLSKIKIEGGTAAQTTTFYSCIYRSLLFPRKFYEIDATGKALHYSPYNGQVLPGYMYTDTGFWDTFRSLFPFLNLVYPKINAEIQEGLSNAYKESGWLPEWASPGLRDIMVGNNSASVVADAYLKIGGENTYDINNLYDALLHGSNNAGPMKAVGRAGATEYNKLGYVPYDVVNESAARTLEYAYDDFAIYQLAKALKRPKKEIELYKKRSQNYKNLFDPTHNLMRGKMTNGKFMEPFDPIRWGEGFTEGNSWHYSWSVFHDVQGLIDLMGGKETFTRQLDSVFAMPPVFNNSFNGGFIHEMREMQVANMGQYAHGNQPIQHMIYLYNHGSQPWKAQYWVRETMNRLYNPNPDGYCGDEDNGQTSAWYVFSAMGFYPVTPASDQYVIGAPLFKKVTLELENGKQVIINAPQNSEENRYIRSMQYNGKNYTKNWLSYSDLTKGATIDVEMTATPNKDRGTKKEDLPYSLTNE from the coding sequence TTGGCATTTGCGGTATGTGAACCGTTTAATGCCCAGAACGTTCCCGTTAGCGATGTTAAGCCGCCTGTAGACTGGGTTAATCCGCTAATGGGTACCGATTCTGATTACGATGTTTCTAACGGAAACGTATATCCTGCCATTGCTATGCCGTGGGGTATGAACTTCTGGACACCGCAAACAGGAAACATGGGAGACGGATGGGCATATACCTACAGGGCAACTAAAATTAAAGGTTTTAAGCAAACGCATCAGCCATCGCCGTGGATGAATGATTACGGACAGTTTTCTATCATGCCGGTAACAGGTAAGCTTAAATTTAAACAAGATGAAAGGCAAAGCTGGTTTTCGCATAAAACCGAAACCGTTACGCCATACTATTATAGTGTATACCTCGCAGATCATGATGTAACTACCGAAATTACACCAACTGAAAGGGCGGCACGTTTTAGGTTTACATTTCCGCAGGGTGATGCTTTTATTGTAGTTGATGCCTTTGATAAAGGATCGTACATAAAGGTCATTCCACAGGAAAATAAGATAGTGGGTTACACTACTAAAAACAGCGGTGGGGTTCCATCTAACTTTAAAAATTACTTTGTAGTAGTTTTTGATAAGGCATTTTCGGTTACTAATACCTTTAACGGAGATGTACTAGGCAATGCACTTGAACTAACTGCCGATCATTCAGGGGCGGTTATAGGCTTTAAAACTAAAGACGGCGAAAAAGTAAATGCTCAAGTAGCATCGTCATTTATCAGTCTGGCGCAGGCAGAGATCAACCTTAAAGAAATTGGAGGTAATGATTTTGACCAGCTAAAACAAAAAGGCAAATCTATCTGGAATGAAAGGCTAAGCAAAATAAAAATTGAAGGCGGCACAGCTGCCCAGACAACTACGTTTTACTCATGCATATACCGTTCATTACTTTTTCCAAGAAAGTTTTATGAGATCGATGCTACTGGTAAAGCACTACATTACAGTCCGTACAATGGTCAGGTATTACCTGGCTATATGTATACCGATACCGGCTTTTGGGACACCTTCAGATCGTTGTTTCCTTTCCTAAACTTAGTATATCCAAAGATAAATGCTGAGATACAGGAAGGTTTATCTAATGCATATAAAGAAAGCGGATGGTTGCCGGAATGGGCAAGCCCGGGCTTAAGAGATATTATGGTGGGCAATAACTCGGCTTCGGTCGTGGCAGATGCTTACCTCAAAATTGGAGGGGAGAATACATACGACATTAATAACCTGTACGATGCGCTATTACATGGCTCCAACAATGCAGGGCCTATGAAAGCAGTGGGACGTGCAGGCGCGACAGAATACAATAAACTGGGCTATGTTCCGTATGATGTGGTTAACGAAAGTGCTGCCCGTACATTAGAATATGCTTATGACGATTTTGCTATCTATCAATTGGCAAAAGCCTTAAAGCGTCCGAAAAAAGAAATTGAGTTGTATAAAAAACGCAGTCAGAATTATAAGAACCTTTTTGATCCCACCCACAACTTAATGCGCGGAAAAATGACAAACGGCAAGTTTATGGAACCGTTTGATCCTATACGTTGGGGCGAAGGCTTTACCGAAGGCAATAGCTGGCATTACAGCTGGTCAGTATTTCATGATGTGCAGGGGCTTATTGACCTGATGGGGGGTAAAGAAACTTTCACCAGACAACTGGATAGCGTTTTTGCTATGCCGCCTGTTTTCAACAATAGTTTTAACGGAGGTTTCATTCACGAAATGAGGGAAATGCAGGTTGCCAACATGGGGCAGTACGCTCACGGTAATCAGCCTATCCAACATATGATCTATCTGTACAATCATGGCAGCCAGCCCTGGAAAGCGCAATACTGGGTTAGGGAAACCATGAACCGTTTGTATAACCCGAATCCGGACGGCTATTGCGGTGATGAGGATAATGGGCAAACATCGGCTTGGTATGTGTTCTCGGCGATGGGCTTTTATCCGGTAACCCCGGCATCAGACCAATATGTTATAGGCGCACCTTTGTTTAAAAAGGTTACACTTGAACTGGAAAACGGAAAGCAGGTAATTATAAATGCACCGCAAAACAGTGAGGAAAACAGGTATATAAGATCGATGCAGTATAATGGCAAAAACTACACTAAGAACTGGTTGAGCTATAGCGATCTTACCAAAGGGGCAACAATAGATGTCGAAATGACAGCTACGCCCAATAAGGACAGGGGCACTAAAAAAGAAGACCTTCCTTACTCTTTAACAAACGAATAA
- a CDS encoding Tat pathway signal protein gives MQRRKFIQNTALFSGLTLIDPMEILAATNTTKDFPVVRVAKGKRNFESDLVEKTIAEFQKNVKDKELGWLFNNCFPNTLDTTVTYSEKNGKPDTYVITGDIDAMWLRDSSAQVWPYMAFAGKDKKLKNLIAGVINRQTKYILKDPYANAFYNDPEKKGEWTTDHTDMKPGVHERKYEIDSLCYPIRLAYNYWKNTGDTAPFDAEWVKAIKATLKVFKDQQQKDGTNPYRFERTTQFATDTRPLKGYGYPVKPVGLVCSAFRPSDDATVFSFLIPSNFFVVVSMNQAAEMMETIKKDNATAKELRTLASEVDKAIKQYGIVKHPKYGDIYAFEVDGFGGHLLMDDSNVPSLLGLPYLDAVDVNDPTYQNTRKFVLSEDNPFFFKGKVAEGIGGPHVGMDMIWPMSLVMRARTTSDPKEIKECIKMLKASHGDTGFMHESFHKDDAKNFTRSWFAWTNTLFGELLWDTYLKQPKLLEV, from the coding sequence ATGCAAAGAAGAAAATTTATCCAGAACACAGCTTTATTCAGTGGTTTGACTCTGATAGACCCTATGGAAATTTTAGCCGCTACCAACACAACTAAAGATTTCCCTGTAGTAAGGGTTGCCAAAGGCAAAAGGAATTTTGAAAGTGATTTGGTAGAGAAAACTATTGCTGAATTTCAGAAGAATGTAAAAGATAAAGAATTGGGATGGTTGTTTAATAACTGTTTCCCGAACACGCTGGATACTACAGTTACCTATAGCGAGAAGAACGGCAAACCCGATACCTATGTAATTACAGGAGATATTGATGCTATGTGGTTAAGGGACAGTTCTGCGCAGGTATGGCCGTATATGGCTTTTGCCGGTAAAGACAAAAAACTGAAAAACCTTATTGCAGGCGTTATAAACAGGCAAACAAAGTACATACTTAAAGATCCGTATGCTAACGCATTTTATAACGACCCTGAGAAAAAAGGGGAGTGGACAACTGACCATACCGATATGAAACCGGGCGTACACGAAAGAAAATACGAAATAGATTCGCTTTGCTACCCGATACGCCTTGCTTATAACTACTGGAAAAACACAGGAGACACAGCTCCGTTTGATGCCGAGTGGGTAAAAGCAATTAAGGCTACGCTAAAGGTATTTAAAGACCAGCAGCAAAAAGATGGTACAAATCCATACCGATTTGAAAGAACTACACAGTTTGCTACAGATACAAGGCCGCTTAAAGGGTACGGATATCCGGTTAAGCCTGTAGGCTTGGTTTGCTCGGCATTCAGGCCAAGTGACGATGCTACTGTTTTCTCTTTCCTTATTCCGTCTAACTTCTTTGTAGTTGTTAGTATGAATCAGGCTGCAGAGATGATGGAGACTATTAAAAAAGACAATGCTACTGCAAAAGAGCTAAGAACTCTGGCATCAGAAGTTGATAAAGCTATTAAACAATATGGTATAGTAAAGCATCCTAAATACGGAGATATCTATGCTTTTGAAGTTGATGGTTTTGGAGGTCATTTGTTGATGGACGATTCTAACGTGCCAAGTTTATTGGGACTACCATACTTGGATGCTGTTGACGTTAATGACCCTACATACCAAAACACAAGGAAATTTGTGCTTTCGGAAGATAATCCATTCTTTTTTAAAGGTAAGGTTGCAGAAGGTATCGGAGGTCCGCATGTAGGTATGGATATGATATGGCCAATGTCTCTTGTTATGAGGGCGCGTACAACATCAGACCCTAAAGAAATTAAAGAATGCATTAAAATGCTTAAGGCATCGCATGGTGATACAGGTTTTATGCATGAGTCTTTCCATAAAGATGATGCAAAGAACTTTACAAGGTCATGGTTTGCATGGACAAATACTCTGTTTGGGGAATTGCTATGGGATACGTACCTGAAGCAGCCAAAATTGCTTGAAGTATAA